A window from Gossypium raimondii isolate GPD5lz chromosome 7, ASM2569854v1, whole genome shotgun sequence encodes these proteins:
- the LOC105784115 gene encoding probable aminotransferase ACS12 yields the protein MRLVVPLQGVAQGRGGLLLGSLIPCALFYFLQLYLKRRRSPSDPSPPSTSSSNQPGMTRHSSLSNLLSRGPLRISSLATSIAKPDDSPYYMGLDRASGDPYHRIANPDGVIQLGLSENRLCFDLIEKWTSENLRDWVMGREVGDLSISGIATYQPSDGTMKLKMAMAGFMSRVIGRDVSYEPSQMVLTAGVTSAIETLCFCLADHGNAFLVPTPYYPSFDRDMKWRTGVELIPVHCRSKDNFVLSISALDQAFNQTRKRETKIRGILLSNPANPVGNLLSRKMLEALLKFAEEKNIHIVSDEIFAGSIYGEKEFVSIAEVVGSEDFDKNRVHIVYGLSKDLFLPGVRVGMIYSFNENVLAAARKLTRFSSVSAPTQRLLVSMLSDTRFIVEYIQTNKKRIRDMRDLFVAGLEELGIKCTDSRSSLYCWADMRNLIPTYGEKGELELWEKLLNVGKINLTPGSACHCIEPGWFRCCFTTLDKDDVRVVMERIRKVVGSRTSCG from the exons ATGCGTCTCGTTGTACCTCTCCAAGGTGTTGCCCAAGGAAGAGGAGGCCTACTCCTCGGATCTCTTATCCCATGCGCCCTCTTTTACTTCCTCCAACTCTACCTCAAACGACGTCGTTCTCCCTCCGATCCTTCTCCTCCTTCCACTTCCTCATCCAACCAGCCGGGGATGACCAGACATTCTTCACTCTCCAATTTGCTTTCACGCGGACCGCTTCGGATATCTTCCCTCGCCACTTCCATTGCTAAACCCGACGACTCCCCTTATTATATGGGGTTGGATAGGGCCTCGGGGGATCCCTATCACAGAATTGCTAACCCTGATGGGGTTATCCAGCTCGGCTTGTCCGAGAATAGG ttgtgttttgatttaattgagaaatgGACGTCGGAGAATTTGAGGGATTGGGTAATGGGAAGAGAAGTGGGCGATTTGAGCATTAGCGGGATTGCCACTTACCAGCCTTCTGATGGTACAATGAAACTCAAAATG GCTATGGCAGGTTTTATGTCACGTGTTATAGGAAGAGATGTGTCATATGAACCATCGCAGATGGTTTTAACTGCTGGTGTGACTTCTGCAATTGAGACGTTATGCTTCTGCTTGGCAGATCATGGGAATGCGTTTCTTGTTCCCACACCTTACTATCCTAG CTTTGACAGGGACATGAAATGGAGAACAGGAGTGGAGCTAATACCTGTTCATTGTCGGAGCAAAGACAATTTCGTGTTAAGTATCAGTGCGCTTGATCAAGCATTCAATCAAACAAGAAAGCGAGAAACAAAAATTCGGGGAATTCTCCTTTCAAACCCTGCAAATCCTGTTGGCAATCTACTTTCTCGGAAGATGCTTGAAGCTCTTTTGAAGTTTGCCGAAGAAAAGAACATCCATATCGTATCAGATGAAATATTTGCAGGGTCTATTTACGGGGAGAAAGAGTTTGTCAGCATTGCTGAAGTTGTTGGTTCTGAGGATTTTGATAAGAACCGGGTTCATATTGTTTATGGGCTATCAAAGGACCTCTTTCTTCCGGGAGTTAGGGTTGGAATGATCTATTCTTTTAATGAGAATGTTTTGGCTGCTGCTAGAAAGTTAACTAGGTTTTCTTCTGTTTCTGCTCCGACCCAAAGACTACTAGTTTCAATGCTTTCAGATACAAGATTCATTGTGGAATATATTCAGACCAATAAAAAGAGGATACGGGATATGCGTGATCTATTTGTGGCTGGTCTGGAAGAATTAGGTATTAAATGTACAGATAGCAGAAGTAGCTTGTATTGTTGGGCTGATATGAGAAATTTAATCCCTACTTATGGTGAGAAAGGGGAACTTGAGCTATGGGAAAAGCTATTAAATGTGGGTAAGATTAATTTAACACCTGGTTCAGCTTGCCACTGCATAGAACCAGGATGGTTCCGGTGTTGTTTCACAACCTTAGATAAGGATGATGTTCGTGTAGTCATGGAACGGATTCGAAAAGTTGTTGGTAGTCGTACATCATGCGGTTGA